Part of the Mangifera indica cultivar Alphonso chromosome 4, CATAS_Mindica_2.1, whole genome shotgun sequence genome, ATGATAAAGACGACGCTTAGCCCATAAACATTCGCTTTCGATATATCAGTCACAATTCACAAAATATAGCGGAAGGCAAATTACCTACGTTATCTGAAATCATCGGTGATCTGAGGCGACTCTTTGTTCGTTGTGGAGATGGAGACCGAGAGGAAGAAACTAGAACTGAAGCACCTTGGATTTGTCAGGACGGCTGCGATTCAAGCACTGATGTGCGTGTCGAGCTTGTACGACTACGCCAAGAGTAACTCGGGGCCGTTACGATCGGCCGTTGGGACCGTGGAGAGTGCAGTGACAACCGTCGTCGGACCTGTCTATGATAAATTTAAGGGCGTTCCTGATCATCTCCTTGTTTTTCTCGATAAAAAGGCAAGTTTCTTGTTTAGTCTTTGTTTGGATCAGTTGGTTTtgtgatttcttttattttttcatgtaaCATGGAAAGCGATTTGGATCTAAGTTGAATTCATTGCTTCATTCTTGAAAGTGCAGGCGGATGAAGCTTCACACAAGTTCGATAAACATGCTCCACCAGTGGCAAAGCATGTGGTGAGCCATGTCCATATTTTAATAGAGATGGCCTCGCAGAAAGCCCAAAAGTTTGTGAGTGAGGCTCAGACTGGAGGCCCACGCGCAGCTTTGCATTATACTGCTGGAGAGTGTAAACATTTCGTTCTCACAAGTTCTGCCAAGGCGTGGCATAAGCTAAACCGCTATGCAATCTTCCACACCGTGGCGGAGATTACAGTGCCAACGGCTGCCCATTGGTCAGACAAGTATAACCATGTCGTTTTGGACTTGAACAATAAGGGTTATCCGGTCGTGGGCTATCTTCCCGCGGTTCCCATTGATGAAATTGCCAAGGCTTTTAAGCAGACTGAAGCTGAGAAGAAAGTAAATAGGACTGAACCAGGTTCAAGCTCGGATTCTGATTAAGAAGTTTATTTTACTCGATTTAGTTTGCTTTACCGTGTTATCTGGTTTGCGTAAACGCGTTTGGCAATGTGATTTATGACTCTTTTTTGTAACCATGCCATGTGGATAGTAATGACGCTGTAAATGACTTATAGACTTGATTTTCCCATGTGAATTAATGCTGCATAAATTCTGTTTTTAGGAGTATTCTAATTATTTATGATGGatagttattttatcttttaattcaaaaaagagTTTTGGTGATCATGAAACCAGAGGATACATTTCACTAACACGAGTCTGACAATTATTCAAACGCAAGTCTGGAATACTGAGATTAAACTTTATGAAACATACATAAACAGTTCAACAGATTGAGGgtaaaaataagaaatgaaattgATTGTTCTTTCACCATCCTCCTTATATACTTATAGATCATTCCATTCGCCCGGATCAGAGCTTCTGCAACATTGGAAATAATGGATGTCAATATTATTGTATTGcaagaataaatatatttctttctattttgcACTCCTTAATGACTTCCAGCCTTATGGGTTGTAGTTTATAATGTAAAAATCTAATGAAGGAAAATGGAGTTCAGGATAGATGTTATCTTGCAAGCCAACTGCGTCTACTTTCATGGTCAAAAGTTACATATATAAAACTGAATGAAAAGCAACTGAATAAACACTAATGGATTGGTATCAGAAAACCACAGAATTAAACATATAACTGGTAAATCACTAATACTGTGCTTTTCACAACGAGAAGTTGACCGTGCAGGGTACATTCAGAATCGGTGGCACAATCTTTTTACAGGTACTCTTCAgcaaattaaaagtaatttcCTTCCTATCAGATCAGAGTCATCATACAAGTGCAGATAGCACTGGTTGAAATAGAAGAAGTGGAGAAAGCTGGACGGGTTACATACTATTTCTTCAAACTAAATGGTAGAATAACAAAATGTATTAAGGTCTTATAACACCCAAACAAGTTAACAAGTTAGCCCAGAGCACAAATTGGCTTAACTGTTTCACTGGGACCAAATACATGGTAATTTcatatatgaagacaatgcatcTCATACAACTCAAccttaaaattcatttaaaagaTACATAACAGGACACACACATAACAAATTCAGAAAGGTAGCCAAAAAAAAGTTTaccatcaatttaaaaaaaaaaaaatgcatcagcaaatatataacatatctGACAGAAATACAGGGAATGTGTTAGCTTCAAAGGCACAATTTCCACTACAAATAATTACTTGGGTGACAGAGAAGGATCCTCTTAGAACTCATATTTAGGTGACTTGCAGAAGGAAAGTGGGTAGTTATAAAATGGAGAAGTGAGCAGTTATGAAATGGGGAAATGAAAAGTTATGGGCAAGAATAAGAGCAGGAAACATGGGCAGTTAGGAAGAGAGCTTATGGAAGCAGTTATGGGCAATTATAAGAGAGGGATTTTGGAAAGTGAGAGACGaggaaaattgaattttgttttgggCAGCCTTTGACTGGTTGGGGGAGAAAGCTGGCATCTTGAAAGCCATTTGAAAATGGACAGAGTCCAGCCTCTCAAGTAACTAGACAAATTTAGGAGAGATTCCAACTCTTGAAAGCCAGACCAGGGAGGGGAAATTGCTGATTCTCCTTTTTGTCACTATTTTGTGTGTTAAGGAATAACAACTCTCATCCATGTAAAGCTGGTTGAATTAATACAGATTCATTGTCTACTCTAACCTATTTTGCAGTTAATCTTTTGACTTTTCTTCCagtaatttgtttgtttgttattaGCATGGTTCCTAACATATCCCCtaagaattaaagttttcaCCATCAATTGCAATcgaacattttactagcttacACAATTGCATCACTGGAGGTGCTCTAAATCATTTTACTTCATCCCTTGTTTACTCAAAACAGCAAACAACAATCAGTGAAAACTAAAAACATCACTCAGTAAGACATCAAAGTCATTCAGAATTTAAAGATCATGAATAGAAATATAAAAGTTCAATTGACCAATACTCCTATCACTGGTCGTGTTCCACAAAAATGTAAGAAAACATGATGCCAAACTTCATGTATTAAAGCCATGACTTTGTCACCATCACACAACTTTTTCCTTGCATCACAACATACTTCGGACTGCAAcatcaaaaacagaaaatatcaaaataaactaaacctcCAAATCAAACCTGCAATTTATTTGGAGGCAGTGGTACCATAGGTTTCCTCAAGAAGGTCATCATAAGGGTCCCTGCGACCAGGCACCTGGCTAATCTGAGCATCCCAACGGAGCTGAGCATTATGTCTCTCAAATGTCCAGAACCCGTACGGACGCAGTGGATAGCTCCACATCTCCTTTGTCTTCTTGCACCTATCTTTCCTCTCATACAAACGTTCCCTAAATTTCCTGTCCCTCTCCTTCGGGTCCTCCATCAACCTCAGAACCAAATTCTCCGCAAACTCCATTATAAATCCCATTTCTTCCTGTTCATTCAAAAAGATTCACAAAACAAccaaataaaaactaattttatgaattaattaatcattatatttaattaattaacttgtaTTTATGAAGATCAAAACGGATCATAGCGATTTAAGAGGAGAACCCTAGACTACAAAATTGAGCAACGCGAACAACATCTATACGAATTTCGAGATCTTATAAGTTACGAAGCtaatgaaatttcatatttttgataGTTGAAGCATAGACCGTACCTGTTCAGAATCAGAGCTCAAGACTCGCCGAGCAAATCAGTGGCTTAAGCTTCGGCCTTGCAATGACTATTCAGAGAGACTCACGTAAACAcagaaaaatgatgaaaatctgGAAAACTGTAACTTGAGCCAAGGCCCAATATTAACTTCATTTGGGCCGACAACTGATTGTTTTCTGGTCTATTGGGCCTTCTAGACTCTTACCATGGATTTGGAATATATCCAGTTACAAATGAATTGGTATgtcaattatatgattaaataattataaattaaaaataatgtaaacaattaaataaaccaatcacatgatgacacatcaatatttaata contains:
- the LOC123214748 gene encoding REF/SRPP-like protein At1g67360, producing the protein METERKKLELKHLGFVRTAAIQALMCVSSLYDYAKSNSGPLRSAVGTVESAVTTVVGPVYDKFKGVPDHLLVFLDKKADEASHKFDKHAPPVAKHVVSHVHILIEMASQKAQKFVSEAQTGGPRAALHYTAGECKHFVLTSSAKAWHKLNRYAIFHTVAEITVPTAAHWSDKYNHVVLDLNNKGYPVVGYLPAVPIDEIAKAFKQTEAEKKVNRTEPGSSSDSD
- the LOC123214749 gene encoding uncharacterized protein LOC123214749, translated to MGFIMEFAENLVLRLMEDPKERDRKFRERLYERKDRCKKTKEMWSYPLRPYGFWTFERHNAQLRWDAQISQVPGRRDPYDDLLEETYGTTASK